CGTCGTCGAGCCTGCTTGCACCCGACATCGCCAGCTCCGTCAAGCGAGACACCCTTTCGACGACATCGGGACCGTGCCGGACTGCCAGCCAGTCGATCCCCTCGATGCCACTGAGGGTCGAATCCACATCGAGAATGACCGTGCGAAACCGCGTCAAAGGATGTGGTCCTGCGCAAGAATGCCCATGTGAAAACGAGTCAAAGAATATTGTCCGGCGCCAGCAGATTAAACGGATCGAGCTCCTTTTTCACAGCGCGCATCACTCCCAGCTGGATTGGACTCATCTGCATCCCTACCCATTTGCGTTTCAGCTTTCCGATCCCGTGCTCTGCGGCCACTGTTCCGCCGGCTGCCAATACAGACCGGAGAATTTCCTCGATGACTCTCTCGATAGCCTTCAGTTCGCCTGCATCGCGCGCAATGAAGTTCTGATGCGGATGCCCGTTTCCCGCGTGGCCATAGATCACAGCCTGTTCCAGGCCGGCATCCCGCGTGATCGCGCGCGCGCCGACGAGCGTCTCCCCCAGCCGCGAATACGGGACCGCCCAGTCGGTAGATACCTTCCGCCCACCGAACTCCCTGTACCGCGCTCCCCGTTCGTTCATCGTTGCGGGCACGTTGTGTCTCATCTTGCGAGCGTGCCTCAGCTCTGCCTCCCCCTCAAACACCCGCGCATCCTCGCCCGCACCGAACCGCTCGGCGATTTCGAGCCACCGGCCGAGTACTTCTTCAGTATCGGTGGCAACTTCCTCTTCGACATACACCATCGCCGACGCGTCCCCCGCCCATCCAGGTTGATCGTCCGCCATTCGCGCAATGGCAAAGGCAAGGTCATCCAGATACTCCAGGCATCGTGGGCAGACCGACGTCGACATCCGCGCGGCAACGACAAAATCGATCGCCGTCCGTTCGTCCATGAACGGAAACGCAATGCCGATGACTAC
This sequence is a window from Gemmatimonadaceae bacterium. Protein-coding genes within it:
- a CDS encoding FAD-binding oxidoreductase — translated: MSTEVNTDAGVRAAYSSDASGLTMTPDGVARPESTEEVAEILARATAHRMSVTTAGGQTSTTGASITDAGTLLSTRGLTRIIDIDAATRSMRVEAGVLVGDLKRAAASEGLLFPPDPTSEDESTIGGAIACNASGARSLKYGATRPHIRALKVALASGEIVELRRPVLEKNTVGYAFAQDAMDWFIGSEGTLGVVIEAELSLLPLPEVVIGIAFPFMDERTAIDFVVAARMSTSVCPRCLEYLDDLAFAIARMADDQPGWAGDASAMVYVEEEVATDTEEVLGRWLEIAERFGAGEDARVFEGEAELRHARKMRHNVPATMNERGARYREFGGRKVSTDWAVPYSRLGETLVGARAITRDAGLEQAVIYGHAGNGHPHQNFIARDAGELKAIERVIEEILRSVLAAGGTVAAEHGIGKLKRKWVGMQMSPIQLGVMRAVKKELDPFNLLAPDNIL